One window from the genome of Actinoplanes teichomyceticus ATCC 31121 encodes:
- a CDS encoding cytidine deaminase, translating to MEIDWAALRAAAIEVMRRAYVPASDYPVGVAGLVDDGRVVVGCNVENASIGMTLCAECGMVSSLHATGGGKLVAISCVDATGAPLMPCGRCRQLLWEHGGPDLLVEALPRPLRMDELLPHAFGWVDMEKVTGSAGGPEVPAELAKWRGRGTVFVHPDLSGGETIWTAYWERSSGAPGSGEDKGILEEGPNFPSASAAVAWGSVRTPRIVVVDAQGNLSWAGEGELPDGIPQRWEEK from the coding sequence ATGGAGATCGACTGGGCGGCGCTGCGCGCCGCCGCCATCGAGGTGATGCGGCGTGCCTACGTGCCCGCGTCCGACTATCCGGTCGGGGTGGCCGGACTGGTCGACGACGGCCGGGTCGTGGTGGGCTGCAACGTGGAGAACGCCTCCATCGGCATGACGCTGTGCGCCGAGTGCGGCATGGTGAGCTCGCTGCACGCGACCGGCGGAGGCAAGCTCGTCGCGATCTCCTGCGTCGACGCGACCGGCGCGCCGCTGATGCCCTGCGGGCGCTGCCGGCAGCTGCTGTGGGAGCACGGCGGCCCGGACCTGCTGGTCGAGGCGCTGCCCCGGCCGCTGCGGATGGACGAGCTGCTGCCGCACGCCTTCGGCTGGGTGGACATGGAGAAGGTCACCGGCTCGGCCGGCGGTCCCGAGGTCCCCGCCGAGCTGGCCAAGTGGCGCGGGCGCGGCACCGTCTTCGTGCACCCGGACCTGTCCGGCGGCGAGACGATCTGGACCGCCTACTGGGAGCGCTCGTCGGGCGCGCCGGGCTCCGGGGAGGACAAGGGGATCCTCGAGGAGGGGCCGAACTTCCCGTCGGCTTCGGCCGCAGTGGCCTGGGGCTCGGTCCGCACTCCGCGGATCGTGGTGGTGGACGCCCAGGGCAACCTGTCCTGGGCGGGCGAGGGTGAGCTGCCGGACGGGATCCCGCAGCGCTGGGAGGAAAAGTGA
- a CDS encoding ABC transporter permease: MSTTTVAEATEVVAAPDPFWTRQRRLGVALILIGIVAASVFGSLAPSETARFTLSDDAQGAAISINGQLGAVLFGVLTAVAGGVLVAGLAKRWSNALLGAGILTFVLSFLCWQVAGQFMPLVDTSSGTLQLALPLILGALAGVLGERSGVVNVAIEGQFLMGAFAGALVGTMAGSVWAGLISAAVGGVIIAAILAVLSIRYLVDQTVVGIVLNLFALGITGFLYERLMQPDAAGYNQPPQMPVWRIPGLADIPVIGPVLFNANLLLWLALGLVVLIHFGLNRTRWGLRTRAVGEHPTAADTVGIRVRGLRYANVLLGGVVAGLGGAYFTLVATGSFTKNMTAGAGFIALAALIFGRFTPVGAFGAALFFGFAQKLATYLSAINSPVPSQFLNMLPYLATIIAVAGLVGRVRAPAADGIPYVKG; the protein is encoded by the coding sequence ATGTCGACCACGACTGTGGCGGAGGCGACCGAGGTCGTCGCCGCACCGGATCCGTTCTGGACCCGGCAGCGCCGGCTCGGCGTGGCGCTGATCCTGATCGGTATCGTCGCCGCGTCCGTCTTCGGCTCGCTCGCGCCCAGCGAGACCGCACGCTTCACCCTCAGCGACGACGCGCAGGGCGCCGCGATCTCGATCAACGGCCAGCTCGGCGCCGTCCTGTTCGGCGTGCTGACCGCCGTCGCCGGCGGTGTGCTGGTCGCCGGTCTGGCCAAGCGCTGGTCGAACGCGCTGCTCGGGGCGGGCATCCTGACCTTCGTGCTGTCCTTCCTGTGCTGGCAGGTGGCCGGCCAGTTCATGCCCCTGGTGGACACCTCGAGCGGCACGTTGCAGCTGGCCCTGCCGCTGATCCTGGGCGCGCTGGCCGGCGTGCTCGGCGAGCGCTCCGGCGTGGTCAACGTCGCGATCGAGGGGCAGTTCCTGATGGGCGCGTTCGCCGGCGCCCTGGTCGGCACCATGGCCGGCAGCGTCTGGGCCGGGCTGATCAGCGCGGCGGTCGGCGGTGTCATCATCGCCGCGATCCTGGCCGTCCTGTCGATCCGCTACCTGGTCGACCAGACCGTGGTCGGCATCGTGCTCAACCTGTTCGCGCTCGGCATCACCGGCTTCCTCTACGAGCGGCTGATGCAGCCCGACGCGGCCGGCTACAACCAGCCGCCGCAGATGCCGGTCTGGCGGATCCCCGGGCTGGCCGACATCCCGGTGATCGGGCCGGTGCTGTTCAACGCCAACCTGCTGCTGTGGCTGGCGCTCGGCCTGGTCGTGCTGATCCATTTCGGGCTCAACCGGACCCGCTGGGGCCTGCGGACCCGGGCGGTCGGCGAGCACCCCACCGCGGCCGACACGGTGGGTATCCGGGTGCGCGGGCTGCGCTACGCGAACGTGCTGCTCGGCGGCGTGGTCGCGGGCCTCGGCGGGGCGTACTTCACGCTGGTGGCGACCGGCAGCTTCACCAAGAACATGACCGCCGGGGCGGGCTTCATCGCACTGGCCGCGCTGATCTTCGGCCGGTTCACGCCGGTCGGGGCGTTCGGCGCGGCGCTGTTCTTCGGCTTCGCGCAGAAGCTGGCGACCTACCTGAGCGCCATCAACAGCCCGGTGCCGAGCCAGTTCCTGAACATGCTGCCGTACCTGGCGACCATCATCGCGGTGGCCGGTCTGGTCGGCCGGGTCCGGGCGCCGGCGGCGGACGGTATCCCGTACGTCAAGGGTTGA
- a CDS encoding ABC transporter permease: protein MTAEATTKAPHEPAQKPAERESFLDLFLRNLWAANGFTVTVLSILLAVVIGAVLIVVSDAAVLEKFTYFTARPGDALTASWDLISAAYSDLLKGALGDPEAIDAWVSGSGSWQDALAPLSETMTYATPLVFTGLSVSLAFRGGLFNIGAQGQAVLGCIAAGVAGFAFGLPIVLNLLVALVAGALGGALWGFLPGLLKARTGAHEVITTIMLNYTAGLFLSWLVIQKGIQDPGRTDAISKVVAESAQLPSFGGALRVHLGIVLAVLVTAAVAWLLNRSAFGFELRAVGANPHAAKTAGISVAKTYALLMAVAGGLAGLGGASQVLGTAHALTPSVAGNIGFDGLLVALLGRNRPWGTLLAALLFGALRAGGNRMQAYTGISLELVTVLQALIVIFIAAPALVKAIFRLRAARAAGPSVTPAKG, encoded by the coding sequence GTGACCGCCGAAGCGACCACCAAGGCGCCGCACGAGCCGGCGCAGAAACCGGCCGAGCGCGAGTCCTTCCTCGACCTCTTCCTGCGCAACCTGTGGGCCGCGAACGGGTTCACCGTCACGGTCCTGTCGATCCTGCTGGCCGTGGTGATCGGCGCCGTGCTGATCGTGGTGTCCGACGCGGCCGTGCTGGAGAAGTTCACCTACTTCACCGCCCGGCCGGGCGACGCGCTCACCGCGAGCTGGGACCTGATCAGCGCCGCCTACTCCGACCTGCTCAAGGGCGCGCTCGGCGACCCGGAGGCGATCGACGCGTGGGTGTCCGGCAGCGGCAGCTGGCAGGACGCGCTGGCGCCGCTGTCCGAGACGATGACCTACGCCACCCCTCTGGTCTTCACCGGTCTGTCCGTCTCGCTGGCCTTCCGCGGCGGCCTGTTCAACATCGGCGCCCAGGGCCAGGCCGTGCTCGGCTGCATCGCGGCCGGCGTGGCCGGCTTCGCCTTCGGCCTGCCGATCGTGCTCAACCTGCTGGTCGCGCTGGTCGCCGGTGCGCTGGGCGGCGCCCTCTGGGGCTTCCTGCCCGGCCTGCTCAAGGCGCGGACCGGCGCCCACGAGGTGATCACCACGATCATGCTCAACTACACGGCCGGACTGTTCCTGTCCTGGCTGGTCATCCAGAAGGGCATCCAGGACCCGGGCCGCACCGACGCGATCAGCAAGGTGGTCGCCGAGTCGGCCCAGCTGCCCTCGTTCGGCGGCGCGCTGCGGGTGCACCTGGGCATCGTGCTCGCGGTGCTGGTCACGGCCGCGGTGGCCTGGCTGCTCAACCGCTCCGCGTTCGGCTTCGAGCTGCGCGCGGTGGGCGCGAACCCGCACGCCGCGAAGACCGCCGGGATCAGCGTCGCCAAGACGTACGCGCTGCTGATGGCGGTCGCCGGTGGCCTGGCCGGGCTCGGCGGCGCGAGCCAGGTGCTGGGCACGGCCCACGCGCTGACCCCGTCCGTGGCCGGCAACATCGGCTTCGACGGGCTGCTCGTCGCGCTGCTCGGTCGCAACCGCCCGTGGGGCACCCTGCTCGCCGCGCTGCTGTTCGGCGCGCTGCGGGCCGGCGGCAACCGGATGCAGGCGTACACCGGCATCTCGCTGGAGCTGGTCACCGTGCTGCAGGCCCTGATCGTCATCTTCATCGCCGCGCCCGCCCTGGTGAAGGCGATCTTCCGACTTCGCGCCGCCCGCGCCGCCGGGCCGAGCGTCACTCCGGCGAAGGGCTGA
- a CDS encoding ABC transporter ATP-binding protein has product MANDHIDITVEPGEVHALLGENGAGKSTLMNQLYGLLQPDEGQIVVDGEPRVFRSPRDAIAAGIGMVHQHFMLVPVFTVAENIALGAEETRLGPLGWLDRRRARKDVLETSQRFGLPVDPDALVEDLPVGAQQRVEIVKALTRDVDLLILDEPTAVLTPQETEELLAVMRSLTEMGKSIVFITHKLKEVKAIADRITVIRRGRVVGSASPDTSEDQLAALMVGRAVSLEVDKAPAEPGRTVLQVSGLVVDDDRGVRAVDGVDLEIRAGEVLGIAGVQGNGQTELVEAVMGLREVRAGQVQLDGEDLAGMSTKRILRSGVGYVPEDRSHDGVVKEFSVAENLVLDMYDRSPFGNPFRLDTSRIGTNAKDRVAQFDIRCQSPETPVGTLSGGNQQKVVIAREMSRPLRLFIASQPTRGVDVGSIEFIHGRIVRERDQGTAVLVVSSELDEVVGLADRIAVMYRGRILAIVSPDTPREEIGLLMAGITGTPAASEPAAAGAPTRPGAPAAERAHEAGGAGEEKGTK; this is encoded by the coding sequence GTGGCCAACGACCACATCGACATCACCGTCGAGCCCGGCGAGGTGCACGCCCTGCTGGGCGAGAACGGCGCCGGCAAGTCGACTCTCATGAACCAGCTGTACGGCCTTCTCCAGCCGGACGAGGGCCAGATCGTCGTCGACGGTGAACCCCGGGTGTTCCGCAGCCCGCGGGACGCGATCGCGGCCGGCATCGGCATGGTGCACCAGCACTTCATGCTCGTCCCGGTCTTCACCGTGGCGGAGAACATCGCGCTCGGCGCCGAGGAGACCCGCCTCGGCCCGCTCGGCTGGCTGGACCGCCGCCGGGCGCGCAAGGACGTGCTGGAGACCTCCCAGCGTTTCGGACTGCCGGTCGACCCGGACGCGCTGGTCGAGGACCTGCCGGTGGGCGCCCAGCAGCGGGTGGAGATCGTCAAGGCGCTGACCCGTGACGTCGACCTGCTCATCCTGGACGAGCCGACCGCGGTGCTCACCCCGCAGGAGACCGAGGAACTGCTCGCGGTGATGCGCTCGCTCACCGAGATGGGCAAGTCCATCGTCTTCATCACCCACAAGCTCAAAGAGGTCAAGGCGATCGCCGACCGGATCACCGTGATCCGGCGTGGCCGGGTGGTCGGCAGCGCCAGCCCGGACACCAGCGAGGACCAGCTGGCCGCCCTGATGGTCGGCCGCGCGGTCAGCCTCGAGGTGGACAAGGCCCCGGCCGAGCCGGGCCGTACCGTGCTGCAGGTCTCCGGCCTGGTGGTCGACGACGACCGCGGCGTGCGCGCGGTCGACGGCGTGGACCTGGAGATCCGCGCGGGCGAGGTGCTGGGCATCGCCGGGGTGCAGGGCAACGGGCAGACCGAGCTGGTCGAGGCCGTGATGGGGCTGCGCGAGGTGCGCGCCGGGCAGGTCCAGCTCGACGGCGAGGACCTGGCCGGGATGAGCACCAAGCGGATCCTGCGCTCCGGGGTCGGCTACGTGCCCGAGGACCGCAGCCACGACGGCGTGGTCAAGGAGTTCAGCGTCGCCGAGAACCTGGTCCTGGACATGTACGACCGCTCGCCGTTCGGCAACCCGTTCCGGCTGGACACCTCCCGGATCGGCACCAACGCCAAGGACCGGGTCGCCCAGTTCGACATCCGGTGCCAGTCGCCGGAGACGCCGGTCGGCACCCTCTCCGGCGGCAACCAGCAGAAGGTCGTCATCGCCCGGGAGATGTCCCGGCCGCTGCGCCTGTTCATCGCCTCCCAGCCCACCCGGGGCGTGGACGTCGGCTCGATCGAGTTCATCCACGGCCGGATCGTCCGCGAGCGGGACCAGGGCACCGCGGTGCTGGTGGTCTCCAGCGAGCTGGACGAGGTGGTCGGCCTCGCCGACCGGATCGCGGTGATGTACCGCGGCCGGATCCTGGCGATCGTCTCACCGGACACCCCGCGTGAGGAGATCGGCCTGCTGATGGCCGGCATCACCGGCACGCCGGCGGCGTCCGAGCCCGCGGCGGCCGGCGCGCCCACGCGGCCCGGCGCTCCCGCGGCGGAGCGTGCGCACGAGGCCGGCGGCGCCGGCGAAGAAAAGGGGACTAAGTGA
- a CDS encoding BMP family lipoprotein, with product MRPVRGKRIVAILAAGGLTLAAAACGDAPEDTPSAGGSASAAAAFKACMVTDTGGIDDKSFNASAWAGMQAAKNEASNVDAKYVSSSSEADYEPGLRSFVTQKCNFILAVGGLMGTVTKKVSDESKNAQFGIVDSSSTGSNVYPMQFATEQAAFLAGYLAAGYSKSGTVGTYGGMKIAPVTVFMDGFADGVAYYNQKKGKTVKVLGWDKAKQNGTFAESFIDQNKGKTITQTLVSQGADVILPVAGGTGLGTAQVAKDSAGKVAVIWVDQDGCKSAAQYCDVFLSTVVKNVQEAVKEAVLKGAKGEALAATPGYLGTLENNGIELAEYHSFDSKIDAALKGEVEQLKQDIIAGTVKVQSANAPK from the coding sequence TTGCGCCCAGTACGTGGGAAGCGGATCGTGGCGATTCTCGCGGCAGGTGGGCTGACGCTCGCGGCCGCCGCCTGTGGTGACGCGCCGGAGGACACGCCGTCCGCCGGTGGCAGCGCCAGCGCCGCCGCCGCATTCAAGGCCTGCATGGTGACCGACACCGGCGGCATCGACGACAAGTCGTTCAACGCCTCCGCCTGGGCCGGCATGCAGGCCGCCAAGAACGAGGCCAGCAACGTCGACGCGAAGTACGTCTCCTCGTCGTCCGAGGCGGACTACGAGCCCGGCCTGCGCAGCTTCGTGACCCAGAAGTGCAACTTCATCCTCGCGGTCGGCGGGCTGATGGGCACCGTCACGAAGAAGGTCTCGGACGAGAGCAAGAACGCCCAGTTCGGCATCGTGGACAGCAGCAGCACCGGGAGCAACGTCTACCCGATGCAGTTCGCCACCGAGCAGGCCGCGTTCCTCGCCGGCTACCTCGCCGCGGGCTACTCGAAGTCCGGCACGGTCGGCACCTACGGCGGCATGAAGATCGCCCCGGTGACCGTCTTCATGGACGGCTTCGCCGACGGCGTCGCCTACTACAACCAGAAGAAGGGCAAGACCGTCAAGGTCCTGGGCTGGGACAAGGCGAAGCAGAACGGCACCTTCGCCGAGAGCTTCATCGACCAGAACAAGGGCAAGACGATCACCCAGACCCTGGTCTCGCAGGGCGCCGACGTGATCCTGCCGGTCGCCGGCGGCACCGGCCTCGGCACCGCCCAGGTCGCCAAGGACTCGGCCGGCAAGGTCGCGGTCATCTGGGTCGACCAGGACGGCTGCAAGAGCGCCGCGCAGTACTGCGACGTGTTCCTGAGCACCGTGGTGAAGAACGTCCAGGAAGCGGTCAAGGAGGCCGTGCTCAAGGGCGCGAAGGGCGAGGCGCTGGCCGCCACCCCGGGCTACCTCGGCACCCTGGAGAACAACGGCATCGAACTGGCCGAGTACCACTCGTTCGACAGCAAGATCGACGCGGCCCTCAAGGGCGAGGTCGAGCAGCTGAAGCAGGACATCATCGCCGGCACCGTCAAGGTCCAGTCGGCCAACGCGCCGAAGTGA
- a CDS encoding SCO4848 family membrane protein produces MVITRRWAAFLMAVGVWTWVIWPRFGLAIYRDDRSFDGGTPTSFLWVHALLIAASLTIGTVVGVLGVRAWRAARGSGVPQNRPGPAAPKNGR; encoded by the coding sequence GTGGTGATCACACGACGGTGGGCGGCGTTCCTGATGGCGGTCGGCGTGTGGACGTGGGTGATCTGGCCCCGCTTCGGCCTCGCCATCTACCGGGACGACCGCTCGTTCGACGGCGGCACGCCCACGTCGTTCCTCTGGGTGCACGCGCTCCTGATCGCCGCGTCGCTGACCATCGGGACGGTCGTGGGGGTGCTCGGCGTGCGCGCCTGGCGGGCGGCGCGCGGGTCCGGCGTACCGCAGAATCGGCCCGGACCGGCGGCGCCGAAGAACGGACGGTGA
- a CDS encoding YihY/virulence factor BrkB family protein codes for MNPVDRAYDAAAARIMAVRYRSRSFDHLCRAVLRYESVQGGRLAAAIAYYGFFAVFALLLIGYSVFGFLLTSNSELFDLVRDFLRDNLPFLDVQAILDSKKTVGIVGLLGLTFTGIGWVESIRSSQRLIWQLREQPGYIGVRQVLDLMVLVGVLLLLALTQGAVYGLERLLDWLAGNHVPALLAVVSLVLSLGVNMLLAAALLAAVPRLRMTARRMAPPVLQVGIGLMLLNTVGKSFVAVVQRNPAYGLVGSAVGALVYLYVFNQLLLFGAAWAATSPHGRVVDLSADDKTAPVGQNRWIREVRPR; via the coding sequence GTGAACCCTGTCGACCGGGCGTACGACGCCGCCGCCGCCCGGATCATGGCCGTCCGCTACCGCTCCCGTTCCTTCGACCACCTCTGCCGGGCCGTTCTGCGTTACGAGAGCGTGCAGGGCGGCCGGCTGGCCGCCGCCATCGCGTACTACGGGTTCTTCGCGGTGTTCGCGCTGCTGCTGATCGGCTACTCGGTCTTCGGCTTCCTGCTGACCAGCAACAGCGAGCTGTTCGACCTGGTCCGTGACTTCCTGCGGGACAACCTGCCGTTCCTGGACGTGCAGGCCATCCTGGACAGCAAGAAGACGGTCGGCATCGTCGGTCTCCTGGGCCTGACCTTCACCGGCATCGGCTGGGTCGAGTCGATCCGCTCCTCGCAGCGGCTGATCTGGCAGCTGCGCGAGCAGCCCGGCTACATCGGCGTCCGGCAGGTGCTCGACCTGATGGTCCTGGTCGGCGTCCTGCTCCTGCTCGCGCTCACCCAGGGCGCCGTCTACGGCCTGGAACGCCTGCTCGACTGGCTGGCCGGCAACCACGTCCCGGCGCTGCTCGCGGTGGTCAGCCTGGTCCTCAGCCTCGGGGTGAACATGCTGCTGGCGGCGGCGCTGCTGGCCGCGGTGCCCCGGCTGCGGATGACCGCGCGCCGGATGGCCCCGCCGGTGCTGCAGGTCGGCATCGGGCTGATGCTGCTCAACACGGTCGGCAAGTCGTTCGTCGCGGTGGTCCAGCGCAACCCGGCGTACGGCCTGGTCGGTTCGGCCGTCGGCGCGCTGGTCTACCTCTACGTCTTCAACCAGCTGCTGCTGTTCGGCGCGGCGTGGGCGGCGACCAGCCCGCACGGGCGGGTGGTGGACCTGTCCGCCGACGACAAGACCGCTCCGGTGGGGCAAAACCGGTGGATCCGGGAGGTCCGCCCGAGATGA